The following is a genomic window from Verrucosispora sp. WMMD573.
GCCAGCCCGGACCGGCGAAGGCGAAGCCCACCATGCCCGCGACGAGGAGCACCCCGCCGATGACGATCGACCGCACCGGGTCACGCTTGCGCGCGTACCGCGAGACGAAGAGTTGAACGACGACAACGGTGACGGCGTTGGTGGTCAGCACGTAGCCGAGGATCTTCGTTCCGTCGGCGAATCCGGCGGAGAGATGCTGTGCCAGCAGCGCCGAAATCTTGCTGTGTACCGCCTCCAGCAGCAGACCCGCGGCGATGAAGCAGAGCAGCCGGAAGTCCCGGACGACCACCCGGAAGCTGTCCCGCAGCCCTTCGAGATGGCTCCGAAGACCGGTGCTGGGCTCCTGCTCCGGCACCGCCGGTGTCACCGGCGGCAGGAACAGCAGTGTCAGCCCGAACAGGCAGAGATAGACCGCGTAGACCACGGCGCCGACCAGGAAGGCCACCCGGCCACCGGAGAGGCCGGCGTACGCGCCCAGCAGCGGCCCCACGGCGAACCCGACGTTTACCGCCATGTACTGGTACGAGAACCACCTCAGCCGGTCCTCCGCCGGCAGCAGATCACTCAGCAGGGCCTTCGCCACCGGGTTGAAGGTGCTGCTGCTGAGGGCCAGGGCGGCGTTGATGAAGAAGACCGCCAGCACCCCGTTGCTGTAGTAGAAGGCCACGAAGGAGGCGATGACCCCGGACAACGCGAGCAGCAGCAGCCTGGTACGG
Proteins encoded in this region:
- a CDS encoding MFS transporter, which codes for MMLARLLIAGAGIMSLANSVAIPFLAIFLHRELGLTPTTIGFIIGSSVFFSIFAGFVGGSLSDALGRTRLLLLALSGVIASFVAFYYSNGVLAVFFINAALALSSSTFNPVAKALLSDLLPAEDRLRWFSYQYMAVNVGFAVGPLLGAYAGLSGGRVAFLVGAVVYAVYLCLFGLTLLFLPPVTPAVPEQEPSTGLRSHLEGLRDSFRVVVRDFRLLCFIAAGLLLEAVHSKISALLAQHLSAGFADGTKILGYVLTTNAVTVVVVQLFVSRYARKRDPVRSIVIGGVLLVAGMVGFAFAGPGWQFVAAMVIFTVGETFIIPAEFAVIDRIAPPDRRGSYFGAQTFAQLGGFIGPFTGGLILAHYGGTAMFLGVSVFAVISVLIYLLVGRNLPGLQMGKAAPRARTAVGDGAT